ATCTTTACCAGCATAAAGCTTCTCATTGTATTCCTTCCATTTTGCTAGAGTCTCAGCCACAGATTTAGTTCCTTTTCCTCTACTCCTAGTTTTCCTCTTTTTCGATAATTCCAATGGCGCAAGAGAAACATTAAAACATTGATCATAAGCAGGAGCACCCATCTTTCAATTTCCAAGTAAATCAACAGTAACAGTCAACAATCTGCTACAACAACAAAAGAACCAAGTCAGGAACAATCTTCAGAAAACTCCTTGTAAATCAGACCCAAACTAGGAAAAGTACAAAAACTCCAAGCAAATCAAAACCCAAATAGTGGAAAAGTTCAAATTGGATTTCACAATATAAccttattataataattaataaaactaaataataaataaatcaaaccaaaaattccAATTCCTTAGCCACCAAGTAATAGACACtgattgaaacaaaaaatcaaacacttGGTGGGCaagttataattaattaattttcaagtaaaaacaaaacatttattcattttttgtttttctcactACAAAATCAAGCAaacccaaaaacaaaaatcaaaatcaaaacttccCTAACAATTGTAATCACAgagagaaattttatttaacctagaaaaaaacaaaaaaaaatgagaaaaataagtGAAAGCTAACAAATCAGAGAGAGAAGATCGGTGAGAAATGTAACTAACCTTAACAATAGTTGAATTTGTGAAGAAAAGAACgattttagggtttttgtttATCTCTTGTTTTTCTGTGAGTGTGTTGGGTTTTTGAAGCGAACgaggtttttttgttttggttttgtgaACAAACAACGTTATAGCGATAGCgaatatgagagagagaaaaaatctTCGATTTGGCACACAGAAATATCTATTTATAGCCTTCTCTAGATATttctgatatttttttattaccaaaTCGGTACCGAGTGACGTGGCGTTTTCTTAGTCGTGTTGTTTTGCTTCGGTTTCCCGAACCTTGTGGCTCGAACCTTCCCGAGCCGCTAAAACGTTCTCGTTTCGCTTTCCCttcttttgagttttgctttttttattttttattattgtgaGATGAATCTCTCCGATaggtccattttttttttgcaatatttTCGATGGACCTTGCTTTGAGCTACAAAGTACTCCATTAgtgttcttaattttatttgtatataagTGGGCCTTAGGAAAATTACTATTctccattttaaaattgtttattcTCACctcaaacttttaaaattaatttttatataaattaatttatgttcgACATTCAACGTTAACTTAGGATAATATCCAAAGACAGTTAACTTACACCCACCATTTTGTGATTTAAGatttatgctttattttttgtaacaaCTACTGCTGAATTCTATATTGTGAGCGTTTGATTGATTTGGGGATTTTAGTTTGCTATTGTGAtagttttttcttcatcttttagtCAAATTTTCGTTTTGAGACACAAGTTTGGAGGTTGTGGGTTATGTCACTAAAATGAAATGTTATAtgcattttatcaaattttatttcatttaaaaaaatccaagtcagaataaaaatttgtacgatgaaatttcattcatttttttctaaAGCAAAAGCATAACATAAACTAGTGGTCTCGTTTGCTCCTTAAATGgtgtttttctttgttgctttgtttgttttgtgtttatttgattaggtagtttataaaaaaaaattatagtagctagtttttaaaaattcatctttaCGGTAATTAAATAAGTGGGATGTTTAATGTTTAAATATTGACTTTTATATACTATTATTGATGTAATGTCATTGTTAACTGAaccttaaataaagaaaaatgctaaTGAATACCTTTGCGACATTGGTTAGATAAATAACTGGACAAATTAGCATGACCCTTAAATAAAAACACTTCCAAAACAAAGTTGgttacaatttaaaatgtgAAAATAGTCTAATTAAAATATGAGAATACTAAGGAGTGCCTTTGAAAAATTGGTTAaagtatcaaaataaataattttgcaataaaaattgtgtaattattgtcaagacaaaagtaaaaatttgtattttttcaaGATAAAGTTTCTACATTGGTTGACACAACTTTATTTTCTTCCATAGATTTTTGGATTTGCCCCGGCAAGCAAACAAGGTTTTAGTGTTTGAATGGTTAATGGATTTGTCCTTGCCAGCAAGgttttagtgtttttaatagggttaatggtgctttacccctctataatatatgtcattttttatttttcttcctgtaaaatattttttttgatttaccccctgtaatttatttatttttttggaatacccctaataggtcataaaaaaacgaaaaaattctgcaaaacaaaataataaagtcgtttttttatgatcTATTGGGGgagtattccaaaaaaaaaatttacagggggtaaaacaccattaaccttttTAATATAAGGGttatgttaaccggtgcctccgAAGCAACGgttaagaaaaccaaaaaaaaaaattaaattaaaagaaatattttttaaacttttaatgagTTGACTGCACAAGTTTCAATTTgttactatatttattttcttaaccagTGTCCGAAGCATCGGTTAACATTACCCTTAATATAATACTAATCCGACTAGACTTAAAAGTACACTAACAATTTAACATCATACTTAATTTAGTTTGTGACTTTATCTTATCATTCTAGTTCTAGAATTCAAATGAACAAAACGCCGTTGTATTGCAAAAGCCAAAGGTTACTAGTAGAATCAACAATAAGCAGAAATCACCTTCCAAAGCGGCACTCATTATCGAATCGATTATTGAGATCTGAAGTGATAAATATTGActtcaaaattgagaaaaaaaaatagaattaaagaagtaaagaaaaggaaatatacACTTCAAAAATACAACAACTACAACTCCCAATTATGGTTCAAATGGATAAGAGGCACGTAACAAATGAACGTGTAAGATGGGGAATGGATTCCTTTGTATAAGGAATAGGAATCAGAGTAATCAGACAGCATCCCTATGTAGGGTTGACACGTCACATTGCATGCACGTGGGACACGTGCCATGTCAGCTATTGTGACACTTTTATGCATGGTAGTGGTAACACGTCATTTTTTATGGTTTGCGGTTTAACGATATCCACGAAGTCTCTGAAACCTTAGACCTAaacttgatgaatcatgttcTTCCTTCTGGTTATAGCTGAGTGACGACGAGCACCTAAAATAACTGATTAGCTTCTTTCTTATGGTCTTATGGTCATTTTCTGCTTAGAGGTCTCAAATTTGAAGAGCTTGATATGATACCTATTAGCTTCTTTCTTTCATTAAGGAGAATTTTCTTGGTACTTATAAGACCATAAGACCAGGATCTCACTTAAACTTAATCTTAAATGACTCtagtatatttttaatattaaaaaattgaaatataattatataaagttaTTTATAGTCAATTAATGAGtcttatttaagaaatttgtgaaATGTTAAGTTGGAGAAATTAAGTATTTATTATGTATTAATATTAAATGAGTAATGTTTGCACATGATATCTAtttaagtattaaaaaaatgtgtgtcTCTGTTATGGATACTCTTAACAATGTTTAACTTTACGTGATAATTTGacattaatcaaaattaattatttgtcttccactgtatatattatataaaaaaattacagcaATTTGGACCgacttttcctaaaaaaaaaagcaatttagACCgactttttcacttttcaattttaCACTTCATTAAATGTATTTAATTTACTATTAGCAAAAAGGTAGGTCCGTCTTTCAgctctttttattgtgttaacgcgtataaattatgaatgatattttatatgaaattttgattttgactaaaattataaatacaaatatttgtggCTTTCAAACTGCGACAGACGCAAAAAactatgtttatctttttcaattacaacaataattttaacaaatactAGTATAGGCTTGGGACATGAGAGTGTGCTCCTCTACGatgtctcaggttcgattctatCCGATGCTAATTTGGATgcgctaatttagcttcttaaaaaaaaaatcagctcaTAATCTCTATCCCcttcatatataatatagataataTTGTTCTTTATTGTTCTTATTGTTTTGAgatatttcttattttaatgagatttgattttttttaattaaaatttaaaacaactttgttaaataataaaattgtttaaatgaaaagtaaaatagGTAATGAAAAATTCGGTCTAAActcatgtattttatttatactaGCATTCCATTAATTGGTGGTCGTTTGATTCTTCTTAAGTCTGTCCTGACTGCTCTACCTGTCTATgcactttcctttttcaaagctcTGTCAGGTATAATCTTttccattgaatctttgtttaataaaattttttGGGGAGGGGGTGAGGATAAAAGAAAAGTTTCTTGGATTAGGTGGGATACTTTGAGTTTGAGGAAGGAGTATGGAGGGTTGGGGGTTACGAGGTTGAAAGAGTTTAATTTAGCTTTGTTGGATAAATGGTGTTGGCGGTTGTTATTGGAGAAGGAAGCTTTGTGGAGAAAGGTGTTGGTGGCTAGGTATGGTGAGGCGGATGGAGGTTTGGAGGatgggggccggagttgttcttcGTGGTGGAGGGAGATTGTGAGGATTAGAGATGGGATAGGTGACGGTGGAGAGGGTTGGTTTGGATCTTGTGTTAGGAGGAGGGTGGGAGACGGTGCAGAAACGGATTTTTGGCGTGATTGTAGGTGTGGAGATGTTCCTATGTGTGACCGTTTTAGTCGCCTATATGACTTGACTGTGAACAAACCAATCTCTGTTAGGAATATGTTCTTGTTGGGGGTGGATGAGGGTGGGGAGGCGTTGAGGTGGCGTAGGCGGTTGTGGGCTTAGGAGGAGGAGTTGGTAGAGGAGTTTAGGGCTTTATTACTAACAGTTTCATTACAGGAATCAGTGACAGATAGATAGCTTTGGTTACCAAATCAGGATGGTGGGTACTCTGTACGTGGAGCCTATGACATGCTGACATCACAGGAGCAGCCTCAGTTACATCAAAACATGGAGTTAATTTGGCTTACACAGGTTCCTCTCAAAGTATCTATCCTTGCTTGGCGACTTCTGAGGAATCGGTtacctacaaaaaataatttggcaAACCATGACATTTTACCTTTGGAGGCGCGGTTGTGTGTTTTTGGTTGTGGGAATGTAGAAGTTGtcaatcatttgtttttgtcttgtgcAACTTTTAGTGCCTTATGGCCAATGGTGCGGGCATGACTTGGAGTGGTAGGGGTCGACTCTCAATCAACTTCAGATCATTTTatgcaatttattaattatgcagGTTGTTCGAGAGGGCGACgttctttctttcatttgatttggctgCTTTGTGTTTCGGTGTTGTGGAATGAACGGAATGATAGGATTTTAGAAATAGACAAAGTTCTTTGCCACAAATGCTAGATAAAGTGAAATCAACTTCTTTGTGGTGGTTAAAGGCttgtaatgttgtttttagttttggtacTCATCAGTGGTGGTCGAGCCCACTTTCTTGTTTGGGTATTGACTGATTGGatgtaattttgtttggaaCTTGACACTTTTGTGATTgttttggcacaccttgtgcagTAACAATTACGGTGTCAgtattaatatatctcattttcgcttgttaaaaaaaaattatggattaaaatatgtaatatatagtttttttttatatactgttcatatttttattggtgCTTGATATTTAGAAATTCTAATCACCATGTTAATTTCTTTTCATACAATATTAAagtttttatttagttatttatctttataatatTTACTTTTAGTGTCATGCGTAATAATGGTCTCCTCTAAAGCATAACTCTGATTTAGGCACTTAGGCAGGTGAAATTACCTGATATTGATGTATATTTGTCTAACCgagaaataattaattaataactaGGGAAAGAAGTCGAAAGAGAGCGAACCTTGAGAGTAAGATACTTAGGGAGGTGACATAcctaatatatatacacacacacccacacacacacaaacacattagGTATGTCACCTCCCTAAGAAACAAGTGACTTCATGGCTTAAATCAGCCCAACAACTTTCCACTCTTCTTTCACCTTAGTAAGATAGACGCTGATAGGGTTGCCCGTTTGTTGaacttgagagagagagagagagagagagagagagagagagagagtgtgtgtgtgtgttatgtGCTTCTAAGATTTATAGACGGACATACCTTTAAGAACATTAGGACTGCATTGATCAGAATTTAGAAAAGTCAACTTAAGTTTATGTTTAAATTACCACTGAGAGAGTAAAACATACGCGTACGTTCGCGTGATCAGCAGGtgcaactcgacaacttgaggGAAATAAGTCCATATCTTTGAGAGAGTAAGGCCCCACACGTACTATCGACGTGTGATTAGCATGTGCAACTTGATAATTGATATGTAGTAAAACCCAACGAACTCATCACTAAGATAGATAACAGTTAATAACATGAATAAGATTTGAGTTACGTAATTCCAACAATTAATTATATGTGATTTGAAGAATTCTAACTGTCGCTAATATTCTGCAATCAAACGGGTAAACTTTGCTCTGTTTAAAACATATTAACTTTGCAAAAGTCTAAACccttatctcttatttattttaattgttccCAAATATGTAGCATGAATTGTTTGATATAAAtgcttataattttaaaaacaccaacaatataacattaatatagaaaaatttgtttaagggtgttgaggcaaaatccctaaaatattttaaagataaacaaaccttgatgatTAGATGATTAATGAACTTTGATAAGTTTTCTTGGTTTTTATTATGTGTTCTCGAGTGATTAACtaagacaaaaataatttataagtcAAATCAAGAATCAAatgatcaaaaaaattaaagattataAACCCAGTCAGAGTTTAGAAAGTTAGTCAAAAGGTTGTTCATATCGTTTATCAAGAACAAGCCCAAAATATGATGATCATACAAAGAGCATTCATGTGACATAAAGAAAAGTATAGAAAAGGActattgttggaacaaaatatgtttaacaataataatccttaagagttttgatgataacaaagtattaaaaattgtcaattggatacgctaatatttgttcaagtgtacagggcTATAGACAAAGTTTGACATCTTAAATTGGTCctgaaagaacaaataaagagcaagtataaaaagggaagcttaaagcgtctgaagaaaactgctcctgtagtcctcctgaagacaaagtgcttctgaagtgatgacgtcatcagaagctaattcatcagaagcaagttcatcagaagctgtgaATCACCAGAAGTtgcagttcatcaggagattGAACTTAAAGTTTCAAAAGATGTTTCAAGGACTCTAACTCGCCTaaaattgcagaagactggaaaagtgtggcaacgactattttgaaatgcATTGGATGCctattcttcaaagagcgttgacatagtacgtCTGTACaaaagtgtacaaccactacttcCACTACTCTGagtttgtctctgctacaagacaaggataacagctctgcctgcaacaatgtctATATACATtgggaatgcatttgaaattgatccttcataggacaataaccatatcaagCAAAAGATCAGTGATGAtagatcaaagcttcaaacgactctattttgaatgagAAGACacttcaacgtctctttcacacctctatctAAAAGAGTGGAGACTCGGAGTTATATAAGAACAATACTACACATCAGCTAAGCaaaaactctgttgaaattgCTCTTCACtccaaagttcacttagaatttcttaacaaagctTACATCTTaggaattctagagtctttaagagtttgtatctgatttgtattgtgaacaccactgattgtatatcaagtgttcaacctcaaacatttttcattgtaattctgtttgaatttagaagtctcttgcagttatgcttgagcaatagaagtctcttgatcttgttcaggagcatatgaagtctcttgcagttgtgcttgagcaatttgaagtctcatactaagtttagtagtgaacatttgtaatcagatattacatagtgaactcccCTTGgtagtgcaagggggacaggactgacttctggtttgtggaaggaacctgtataaactgcttgtgtctttcttctctctgttttatccgctgcatctagttctgaacatctattcagaagtagaactctatctgcttctgaactgcttgtttcagttaggagaaaaagattaagaaaaagctaacataattcaacccccccccctcttgtgtttttctcaccttcaactACGACCTTGGATTAAACAAGCAATAAAGACATTTATATGAATAAAGGCCAAACACACATTCATTGTTCATTAATGATTTAAGAACAAATGAAGTGCAAACACTAGAAATATTTTTCTAACAATATCATCCTACATGTTATACATGTTGCACTTCAATCAAGTTTCACTATTAGGTTATGATACCATCAAATGAAATTATTACAAATCATCCTTAGCGAGATAAGAAAAAATTCTGATGAACAAAGTACATGCTTTCTATgacaaatatcaaaattacaacaaagtacaaaaacaaaagcaaaagcaaaaatGCAATATCAGTTAGAACAAATAAGGATTCGACACACGAGTGAGAAAATACTGCTCATAGTCAGCAAATTCCCTAAAGCATCAGCATGAAGTGACAACTccacttttctctctctttcacaagttTCAAGACAACCAGCTAGACCATAAACCCAAAAACTTTCTGAAGTTCATACGAagaacataaaaattcatatgaagtTTATACAAAGAAtccaaaaattcatatgaaGAACTCAATAACATTATGAAGTTCATACTAAAGAATTCATGAACATTTTAAAGTTCATGCGAACAACCCAAAAACTAACTCAATCTTATTCAATTAACTTCTAGCTCAAATAACTAACCTCTAACAAACTTGTGCTGATCTATGACATACACATCAAAACAACTATGTACTAGAATAATGAACCAACACATCCTCTATGAAACACCTTTTGTGGtggattatatttatatgtgtttCATCTTCTTAGGTGCATCCTATGTACCTATAGTTTGAATTATCAACCAATACAAATATTTATCCCGcgtaaatattaaaaaaaaatgaacaaatatttatcattgaTAATACAAAAGAAAAGCTAGACAAAATTTTATGTTGTTTAAACTCAATTGCATTAGTTAAAGCTTATTAGTCCTATTCTTGgctatgaaattaatttttttattagtccTTTGAATTATTTTAAGATTGAATTTTATATAACATGTAACGTGCACACTATTTGTGTTGTACCTAATTGACATTCACTTAAAAGTAATTTCAATTTAGAATTTAAGAATATGTTTTCCATATTGTCCAAAGAAACATTTTCTAAGCTTTCCAAGTATAACTTATGTGATTATCAGATTATACTATTACCCCTCAACCTTATCAAACAGATAATACTATTTTTGGTCATCTACCACAGAAAAAACCTTGGTTCTCTAATCCACTTCATCAACTTGTAATTATTATATGCTACTACTATTACTTTGTAAAATTGGTATGATGGTGTCGTGTGCTTTAATTTGTCCAAACCATTTGCTACTCCTTCCGTTCCATAATAACTGAtccatttgcaaaaaaatattatctcaaCAAAATTGatccatttcacttttcaatgcaataataactactttttttttcctccaaattataactttaattaatatcaCTTTCACcactcccaattcaatatattcaactttgcatttatgataagaatgaatgcaccaatacttgacaacacacttaaaactatttttctctctgtttcacttataaattttttcttaatatatgtgaaatgaaaaaaaggttCATTTAAAacggaacggagggagtagtaattTTTATACAATGCTCGATTTtgaaaggcttaaatatgcaaaccgtccctgtaatttgggctcattttgattttcgtccctgtaaaaaaaaaaaaattaattacatccctgtaaattttttttttgttttaaaaatgtccctggccccacttcaCTGGTGATGTGGCAACGTtttgggccacgtggcagttaCTGATTGGACAACTCATGCCACATGGCGCTGACGTGGCAgtccacataattaaaaaattaaaattatttttaatgttttaaaaattatttttttaaatttaaaaatctaaaaaaaaaattaaaaatataaaaaaaacattttaaaaaatctgaaaaaattttaaaaaattaaaattattttctgaaattatttttatcatataatttaaaaaaaaattattttttttaaattataaaatctgatatttctgaaaaaaatgaaatgattttttttattttttttaaaatatggagaaaaaaatataattttcaaatttagaaaaattaatggtcgaaaatttaattttaaaagttttttttcgatttttgaatttattttcatatttttttaatttaaaaaaataattttaattttttaatcatgtggactgccacgtggcagaagttgcacagtcagcaactgccacgtggcaagaCCCATGCCACATCACCAATCAAGTGGGGCCAaggacatttttaaaacaaaaaaaaatttacagggatgtaattaaattttttttttttacagggacgaaaatcaaaattagcccaaattacagggacggtttgcatatttaaacCATTTTGAAATGATAATTACATATTCTTCTTTCTCCGGTattcatcattttcaatttcctaaaaagaaatcattttcaattccaattttttttagaaattaataaTCAAACTCCTActcttttagttttattgcttatataGAGAAACATTTTGTGGGCTacttgtttaagaaatttgatgGAAAATTGTGATTTCATATCTCACATTGAGTAATTTGTGATGTTACTTGAAATGTTGAATTATGCTTCATATACTACCGtcacttcaataaaaaaagtgtaTTTGGTGTCCAACACACTGATATATATAGTTGCttttaatcatcttaattttattaaatactGCCGGTATTTATGTGACAATGTGATTGTTGTGTCCGATGTTTTAGTCTATGTATGAGTAGGATTGTGTTGGCTCTTATCCTAAAAACATATATACTAATGTTTGGACAGAAATGAGAACATATaatcaaaacttatattttccTCATAACATCAATTACAAATAGAAATACAACATCTAGTATCAATTTAACCAATAGGGTTTGTGACACTATCAGAAGACATGTGTTTGAAATCACATTTCCATCTTTTCTTTCTAAAcccaattttttctctaaatgaAACAGAACAAAGGAGAAAAAATCCCCAATGTAGggaaacaaacaataaacttcaaaactaaataaaattacaaattttcataatttggATTATCCTAACACAAAGGCAGGTCCTCAGGAGGAGCTTCTATGGATTCCAATAGCCCTTCTCCATCCTCTACCAAAAACACAGTTGCCAAACCCCATCCAATGTGAACATCCAAGTGACAATGCATAATCCAAACACCTACATACATCAAAACAACCAATTACATAAGATCAAACATTGAAtcattgattatatttttttgtcttcatTATACAAAAGTTTTATATCGCGGCCGCATATCGATGCTTAGTACTGCAGAGAATCGCAGTCAAATGAAATTGATGTGGCCTCAATTATGGtcacaaaaacatcaaaaacattGATGTCACGATCCATATCATGTTTGTGAAACTTTAATGTAAAAactatggttaaatatgtttttaatccctataaaatttacaattttttgagTTTAATCTTTTTGCAAATTGTCCGCTTTTAgtgtttaatttgattttatagggactaagtACAGGACTAAAAGTACtccattttgtaaaaattaataaaaatagggactaattttgaataaaattaatgtaGGAATTAAACTTAAACATTCATAATTTCATAGACTGAAAACTTGATTAATCCTAGCTATATTTTTCATGCAATGCAAAGTTTGAATTGAGCTAATGTTACCTGGATTGTCAGCAACAAATCTGATAACTGCCCAACCATTAACAGGTACAGCAACAGTGTTCCTCATAGGTGGATCAACAAGGTTAAATTTTGAAGCATCTTTCTTAGGGTCAAAATTTCCAAATCCCTCGGCAACAATATAGAAATCATATCCATGAAGATGAATAGGGTGATTCTCAGGAGTAACAATACTAGTATCTTGCAAAACAACCTGAACCCTTGATCCAAATCTCAACTTAGTAACTTTAGTCCCTTGAATCGGTTGCCACAACGACCGACTCACATTACCGGTGTAATCAAATTGCACGGGAGGTTTTGTGGGAAAATCCGTCGTAAAAACACCTTGTACTCCAAGTTTATGAGCCTGCAGGATTGAAAAATTGCTAGGAAGTACAAAAGACACATTGTTCAtactagaagtgaacctcgtcCCGTTCGGTCCTTGACattgatttgaattgaaatttgatgGACAATTGTTGAGTCCTAATCCAATAGTGAAGAAAAGATCTTCATCAATTTCATTAGGAACTTCAACATTTCTTAGGCTTCTAAAACTTTTACTAAATGATGTAACAGTGTTTGTGTCATTGTAAGCAGGTAATGAAGGCATGATTGGTCTGATATTTGCACCCCCCTTTGCAGGACAAGGTGATGATTTGTATTCAAGAATGGCAGTGGTTGTTGTGTTATCGAATGCAGCGTTTTGAGCTGATTGGTAAGCGCGTCCGGCGATGTAGTATCTTGATGGTGGTTGGTCACCTTGGATGAGAACATCAGTGGTTTGGCCAGGTCCTAACATGAGGACATTGGTTGTGAATGGTTTGACATAGGAAGCATCAGCACCTACTACTGTTAGTTTATGGTTTGCAATTGTGAAGAAAAGAGGTTGGTTT
Above is a genomic segment from Medicago truncatula cultivar Jemalong A17 chromosome 5, MtrunA17r5.0-ANR, whole genome shotgun sequence containing:
- the LOC112422175 gene encoding uncharacterized mitochondrial protein AtMg00310-like; its protein translation is MYFIYTSIPLIGGRLILLKSVLTALPVYALSFFKALSGIIFSIESLFNKIFWGGGEDKRKVSWIRWDTLSLRKEYGGLGVTRLKEFNLALLDKWCWRLLLEKEALWRKVLVARYGEADGGLEDGGRSCSSWWREIVRIRDGIGDGGEGWFGSCVRRRVGDGAETDFWRDCRCGDVPMCDRFSRLYDLTVNKPISVRNMFLLGVDEGGEALRWRRRLWA
- the LOC11434534 gene encoding laccase-5, whose protein sequence is MEVFNTIFLAIFLLFASLANAKVHEHEFVVQATPVKRLCNTQMSITVNGQFPGPTLEINNGDTLVVKVINKARYNVTIHWHGVRQIRTGWADGPEFVTQCPIRPGESYTYRFTINGQEGTLWWHAHSSWLRATVYGALIIHPKEGDAYPFTKPKRETPILLGEWWDANPIDVVRQATQTGAAPNISDAYTINGQPGDLYKCSSKGTTIVPIDSGETNLIRVINAALNQPLFFTIANHKLTVVGADASYVKPFTTNVLMLGPGQTTDVLIQGDQPPSRYYIAGRAYQSAQNAAFDNTTTTAILEYKSSPCPAKGGANIRPIMPSLPAYNDTNTVTSFSKSFRSLRNVEVPNEIDEDLFFTIGLGLNNCPSNFNSNQCQGPNGTRFTSSMNNVSFVLPSNFSILQAHKLGVQGVFTTDFPTKPPVQFDYTGNVSRSLWQPIQGTKVTKLRFGSRVQVVLQDTSIVTPENHPIHLHGYDFYIVAEGFGNFDPKKDASKFNLVDPPMRNTVAVPVNGWAVIRFVADNPGVWIMHCHLDVHIGWGLATVFLVEDGEGLLESIEAPPEDLPLC